In one Dreissena polymorpha isolate Duluth1 chromosome 7, UMN_Dpol_1.0, whole genome shotgun sequence genomic region, the following are encoded:
- the LOC127837751 gene encoding complement C1q tumor necrosis factor-related protein 2-like: MHFCHTLPLATVCVWLALLGDAGCFPTHTNTAKRHNPLITRLAKLQAQIHHLQEKIGDTTEYSDDPVQVAFSVSMEKSHIVSTGSHLPFDRVLTNIGGHYNANNNEFVAPVTGTYVFTVNAVCGTYSYMHIALYQNETPAFRTLCDNRTGSSQQQSGGITPLRLTKGDKISVRMVYPLATSSEAYGSGMTSFSGFLL; encoded by the exons ATGCATTTCTGCCACACGCTCCCACTAGCGACCGTGTGCGTTTGGCTGGCGTTGTTAGGCGACGCTGGGTGTTTTCCAACTCACACCAATACGGCAAAAAGGCATAATCCGCTTATAACGAGACTGGCGAAGCTTCAGGCACAAATACACCATCTTCAGGAGAAAATCGGGGACACTACCGAATATTCAG ACGACCCAGTCCAGGTCGCCTTCAGTGTTTCCATGGAGAAGAGCCACATCGTGTCGACAGGTTCGCATCTTCCGTTCGACCGCGTTCTCACCAATATAGGTGGACATTATAACGCCAACAATAACGAGTTCGTGGCTCCTGTGACGGGGACATATGTATTCACTGTAAACGCGGTCTGTGGGACGTACAGTTACATGCATATAGCTTTGTACCAGAACGAGACCCCAGCGTTCAGGACGCTATGCGACAACAGGACCGGGTCGTCCCAGCAACAGAGCGGGGGGATCACTCCACTGCGTCTGACCAAGGGGGACAAGATCAGTGTGAGGATGGTGTATCCCTTAGCAACGAGCAGCGAGGCTTATGGGAGCGGTATGACGTCATTCTCTGGATTTCTTCTGTAA